The following are encoded together in the Anoplopoma fimbria isolate UVic2021 breed Golden Eagle Sablefish chromosome 13, Afim_UVic_2022, whole genome shotgun sequence genome:
- the p2rx7 gene encoding P2X purinoceptor 7, whose product MAGCRILCQYETTKLVRIQSVRLGSLKWTLNATILLFTSIMVLWNRNYQEFDLVVSSVTTKVKGVAQAHLPGVGDVVWDVVDYSGPSQEKNSFFVVTNVIVTKNQKQGKCPEVPKKGGLCLRDEDCERGGWDQQSHGIKTGSCLRFGVLKKTCEVSAWCPVEARTNPPRPAMLAAAENFTVLIKNNIRFPAFNFTRRNILPEMNEGYLKSCQRDKDPLCPIFRLGDVVRDAGEKFSEMAVEGGVIGILIKWDCNLDRLMQRCLPRYSFRRLDEKESNRTLYPGLNFRFAKYNTVNGVEERTLYKAFGIRFDVMVFGQAGKFSFIQLIIYIGSTLSYYALTTVMIDWLIGTSCYSTDVGQNYSEKKVESVADQQKCILCVSYVDESHIRLVKKSQKKSLQNVKPMSVQPQKEDSGHLRAVVCLLQPGIGVDPDVPDHKPAPDPTPAPKRRRPAWCRCDGCAPSSLPQEELCCRRSDGACITSSPLFERLVLRRSLLEAVLLYRDPLTPPPAGRGLTAALRHCAYSQYVSWRFGVAPGDAHPAIPSCCVWRVREEYPSPDGQYAGFRPAGVASMKACANGEL is encoded by the exons CATCATGGTGTTGTGGAACAGGAATTACCAGGAGTTTGACCTGGTGGTGAGCTCCGTCACCACCAAGGTGAAGGGTGTAGCTCAGGCCCACCTGCCCGGGGTCGGGGACGTGGTCTGGGATGTGGTGGACTACAGCGGCCCCTCACAG GAGAAAAACTCCTTCTTTGTGGTGACCAACGTCATCGTGACGAAGAACCAGAAGCAGGGGAAATGTCCCGAG GTTCCTAAGAAGGGCGGGTTGTGTCTCCGCGATGAGGACTGTGAGAGAGGAGGCTGGGACCAGCAGAGCCACG GAATCAAGACGGGATCGTGTCTGAGGTTTGGGGTGTTGAAGAAAACCTGCGAGGTTTCTGCGTGGTGTCCGGTGGAAGCCAGGACCAACCCTCCGAG ACCTGCTATGTTAGCAGCAGCTGAGAACTTCACGGTCCtcatcaaaaacaacatccGCTTCCCAGCGTTCAACTTCACCCG GAGGAACATCCTCCCGGAGATGAACGAAGGCTACCTGAAGAGCTGCCAGAGAGACAAAGACCCTTTGTGTCCCATCTTCAGACTGGGAGACGTCGTCAGAGACGCCGGAGAGAAGTTTTCTGAGATGGCCGTGGAG GGGGGCGTCATCGGCATCCTGATAAAGTGGGACTGTAACCTGGACCGGCTGATGCAGCGTTGCCTCCCCAGGTATTCCTTCAGACGTCTGGACGAGAAGGAGAGCAACAGGACGCTCTACCCGGGGCTCAACTTCAG ATTTGCAAAGTACAACACAGTGAACGGGGTGGAGGAGCGGACGCTGTACAAAGCATTCGGGATCCGGTTCGATGTCATGGTGTTCGGACAG gcGGGAAAGTTCAGCTTCATTCAGCTCATCATCTACATCGGATCCACGCTGTCGTACTACGCTCTG acGACGGTGATGATCGATTGGCTGATTGGAACCAGCTGCTACTCCACGGATGTCGGACAGAACTACTCTGAGAAGAAGGTGGAGTCGGTGGCGGACCAACAGAAG TGCATCCTCTGTGTGTCGTACGTGGATGAGAGCCAcattcgactggtgaagaaatCTCAGAAGAAAAGTTTACAGAACGTCAAACCGATGTCTGTTCAGCCGCAGAAG GAGGACAGTGGACATCTGAGGGCCGTTGTCTGTTTGCTCCAGCCGGGTATCGGGGTGGATCCCGACGTTCCCGACCATAAACCCGCCCCTGACCCCACCCCCGCCCCCAAACGCCGCCGCCCAGCCTGGTGCCGGTGCGACGGCTGcgctccctcctccctcccccaggaggagctgtGCTGCCGGCGGAGCGACGGCGCCTGCATCACCTCCTCGCCGTTGTTCGAGCGCCTGGTGTTGCGCCGCTCCCTGCTGGAGGCCGTCCTCCTCTACCGGGACCCTCTGACTCCGCCCCCCGCCGGCCGAGGCCTCACCGCCGCCCTGCGTCACTGCGCCTACAGTCAGTACGTCAGCTGGAGGTTCGGGGTGGCGCCCGGCGACGCCCACCCGGCCATCCCCAGCTGCTGCGTgtggagggtgagggaggagtACCCGAGTCCGGACGGACAGTACGCCGGATTCAGGCCCGCCGGGGTGGCGTCCATGAAGGCCTGTGCCAACGGGGAGCTGTGA